A single region of the Malaclemys terrapin pileata isolate rMalTer1 chromosome 4, rMalTer1.hap1, whole genome shotgun sequence genome encodes:
- the BET1L gene encoding BET1-like protein, with translation MADWGRGQSPNAVDDMLDVENKRMADNLATKVTRLKSLALDIDKDAEDQNRYLDGTDSDFMSVTGLLTGSVKRFSTMTRSGRDNRKLLCYISAGLVVVFFILYYLVSKART, from the exons ATGGCGGACTGGGGTCGAG GTCAGAGTCCAAATGCTGTGGACGATATGCTAGATGTGGAGAATAAGCGTATGGCGGACAATCTAGCCACCAAGGTCACCAGGCTGAAATCG CTGGCACTGGATATTGACAAAGATGCTGAGGATCAAAACCGCTATCTGGATGGCACG GACTCAGATTTCATGAGTGTGACAGGCCTGCTGACGGGGAGTGTGAAGCGTTTCTCCACCATGACACGCTCGGGAAGGGATAATCGCAAACTGCTTTGTTACATTTCTGCTGGACTGGTGGTTGTCTTTTTCATCCTCTATTATCTGGTCTCAAAAGCACGGACTTGA